The Lagopus muta isolate bLagMut1 chromosome 4, bLagMut1 primary, whole genome shotgun sequence genome has a window encoding:
- the SOWAHB gene encoding ankyrin repeat domain-containing protein SOWAHB, with amino-acid sequence MARELSQEAVLDFLWAAGGRAPNAALLRHFQGFLRDPALTDAQRGERRERFKRLVNAVATVQPASAGTSKDIVLRRRYRDLLDEELPPQEEPEEKKEEEKETFPPPRCDPCRRRDLPGRGRTGGGQHGGAAAAAGCTARGRGGLCLECRRALRDAAAATPPPPYRNLQGPPPYRAPRPPYAGPSPSRCPQRPPPPVGSASVGSLPPPGPRGLLPARSPLLSAGPRVPSLSGPPRARSPQPSIPEPSPAQSLPLLSAPEMPPLSQSRSLQTLTAGRNPSPSLLLSGPDALPLPLSRSLQMLSTRLPPSSREGPKVRTPNGPVQPRATRLHVTGPPSPPALPQPAGPGGQPPCSQPLPASPLLSRSVLPASDPQGPPASTPPAPIPVFRSIRCQLAVLEMSDDRGRPLRAVPQRSSSIHVQSRGPMVPLGRRAHAWLVAVSAGRWANVRGLFLEEPELALQRDFMSGFTVLHWLAKHGDGPGLQELAKAARQAGLALDVDARSGCGYTPLHLAAIHGHTLVIKVLVLQLGCQVQVRDGNGRQPWEYLGSSTSGEIWQLLQAPRGTIMFPTQPLARSVSSASKALPPAGRAPLAACLKPQRGRRTASHQAGSESN; translated from the coding sequence ATGGCGCGGGAGCTGAGCCAGGAGGCTGTGCTGGACTTCCTCTGGGCAGCGGGGGGCCGAGCCCCCAACGCGGCGCTGCTCCGCCACTTCCAGGGCTTCCTCCGCGATCCGGCGCTGACGGACGCGCAGCGTGGGGAGCGCCGCGAGCGGTTCAAGCGCCTGGTCAATGCCGTGGCCACCGTGCAACCCGCGTCCGCCGGCACCTCCAAGGACATCGTGCTCCGCCGCAGGTACCGCGACCTCCTCGACGAGGAGCTGCCGCCGCAGGAAGAGCcggaggagaagaaggaagaggagaaggagacTTTCCCACCGCCCCGCTGCGATCCCTGCCGGCGGCGCGACCTCCCGGGGAGGGGCCGGACGGGCGGGGGGCAGCACGGCGGAGCGGCCGCCGCCGCGGGCTGCACTGCCCGGGGCCGCGGTGGGCTCTGCCTCGAGTGCCGCAGGGCGCTTCGCGATGCCGCCGCCGCCACCCCGCCGCCCCCCTATCGGAACCTCCAGGGGCCGCCCCCGTACCGGGCGCCGCGGCCGCCCTACGCCGGACCGTCCCCGTCCCGGTGCCCGCAGCGGCCGCCGCCTCCCGTCGGGTCTGCCTCTGTCGGGTCCCTGCCACCGCCTGGCCCCAGAGGGCTACTCCCAGCCCGGTCCCCTCTTCTCTCAGCGGGCCCCAGGGTGCCGTCTCTCAGCGGGCCACCTCGAGCCCGGTCCCCACAGCCATCCATCCCGGAGCCATCCCCTGCCCAGTCCCTGCCGCTGCTCTCAGCCCCAGAGATGCCGCCCCTGTCGCAGTCCCGGTCCCTGCAGACACTCACTGCTGGACgcaacccatccccatcactGCTTTTATCAGGCCCGGATGCGCTCCCCCTGCCCCTGTCCAGGTCCCTTCAGATGCTTTCCACCAGGCTTCCCCCATCCTCGCGAGAGGGGCCCAAGGTACGGACCCCCAACGGCCCAGTGCAGCCTCGAGCCACGCGGCTGCACGTCACAGGGCCGccctcacccccagccctgccacagCCAGCAGGCCCCGGAGGGCAGcccccctgctcccagccccttcCTGCCAGTCCACTCCTGTCCCGGTCTGTGCTGCCAGCGTCAGACCCCCAGGGGCCACCAGCTAGCACCCCTCCAGCCCCAATACCTGTCTTCCGCAGCATCAGGTGCCAACTTGCTGTGCTGGAGATGTCTGATGACAGAGGGAGACCCCTCCGTGCAGTGCCCCAGAGGAGCTCATCCATACATGTCCAGAGCCGGGGGCCGATGGTGCCACTGGGTCGGCGGGCGCATGCTTGGCTGGTGGCAGTGTCAGCAGGGCGCTGGGCCAACGTGCGGGGACTTTTCCTGGAGGAGCCAGAGCTGGCCCTGCAGCGGGACTTCATGTCGGGCTTCACAGTGCTGCACTGGCTGGCTAAGCATGGTGATGGGCCAGGCCTGCAGGAGCTGGCCAAAGCAGCACGCCAGGCTGGGCTGGCATTGGATGTGGACGCTCGATCTGGCTGCGGGTATACTCCATTGCACCTGGCTGCCATACATGGCCACACACTCGTCATCAAGGtgttggtgctgcagctgggctgccaGGTACAGGTGCGGGATGGCAACGGGCGCCAGCCCTGGGAGTacctgggcagcagcacctccGGGGAGatctggcagctcctgcaggcacCCCGGGGCACGATTATGTTCCCCACGCAGCCCCTGGCCCGTAGTGTGTCCTCAGCCAGCAAGGCTCTGCCGCCTGCAGGCCGGGCACCGCTGGCTGCATGCCTTAAGCCACAGCGTGGCCGCCGGACAGCATCCCACCAAGCTGGAAGTGAGAGCAACTGA